In Saccharothrix syringae, the following are encoded in one genomic region:
- a CDS encoding cytochrome P450, with the protein MSVLHVPGAHRSDLPPFDHRSLGREEIIRPYPRYRRYLAEEPVHWSSAGGAWYVFGHRPTVEALGSADFTRGGLVFPPGCDALTRLVRDWLVFLDPPRHTRLRSVLAGRFTLAAVRSLRPRIQRVADDLVAALAGRPEIDLVADFATRLPLHVMCDLLGLPAADREWLHRRALALQQASSTRQGDYAAAEEAARDLGGYFRRAAADPAEDGLLAPLVRAGCTPDEVAGTGVHLLTAGHETTAHLIGKSVLALLDHPEVLRSRPVFTADHVDELIRYDGPVQMVSRRAARDVVLGGRRVRAGDKVVLVLGAANRDPDRFARPDELRLDRAPRGHCGFGYGAHRCLGAALAGLEAQLALTALVRALPAPHAAGQPVRYHHDLIFHGPRTLPLRTGWPG; encoded by the coding sequence ACGTGCCCGGCGCGCACCGGTCCGACCTGCCGCCGTTCGACCACCGCTCCCTGGGGCGGGAGGAGATCATCCGGCCCTACCCGCGGTACCGGCGGTACCTCGCGGAGGAACCGGTGCACTGGAGTTCCGCGGGCGGCGCGTGGTACGTGTTCGGCCACCGGCCGACGGTGGAGGCGCTGGGTAGCGCGGACTTCACCCGCGGCGGGTTGGTCTTCCCGCCCGGCTGCGACGCGCTGACCCGCCTCGTGCGCGACTGGCTGGTGTTCCTCGACCCGCCGCGGCACACGCGGCTGCGGTCGGTGCTCGCCGGCCGGTTCACCCTCGCCGCGGTGCGCTCCCTGCGCCCGCGAATCCAACGGGTCGCCGACGACCTCGTCGCCGCCCTCGCGGGCCGACCGGAGATCGACCTGGTGGCCGACTTCGCGACCAGGCTGCCGCTGCACGTGATGTGCGACCTGCTCGGCCTGCCCGCGGCCGACCGGGAGTGGCTGCACCGGCGCGCGCTCGCGCTCCAGCAGGCCAGCTCGACCCGCCAGGGCGACTACGCCGCCGCCGAGGAGGCGGCCCGGGACCTGGGCGGCTACTTCCGCCGGGCCGCCGCCGACCCGGCCGAGGACGGGCTGCTCGCGCCGCTCGTGCGGGCCGGGTGCACCCCCGACGAGGTCGCCGGCACGGGCGTGCACCTGCTCACCGCGGGCCACGAGACCACGGCCCACCTGATCGGCAAGTCCGTGCTGGCGCTGCTGGACCACCCCGAGGTGCTGCGCTCGCGGCCGGTGTTCACCGCCGACCACGTGGACGAGCTGATCCGCTACGACGGTCCGGTGCAGATGGTGAGCCGGCGGGCCGCGCGGGACGTGGTGCTGGGCGGTCGGCGGGTCCGGGCGGGCGACAAGGTGGTGCTGGTGCTCGGCGCCGCCAACCGCGATCCCGACCGCTTCGCGCGGCCCGACGAGCTGCGGCTGGACCGGGCGCCCCGCGGGCACTGCGGGTTCGGCTACGGCGCCCACCGGTGCCTGGGCGCCGCCCTGGCGGGCCTGGAGGCACAGCTCGCCCTGACCGCGCTGGTGCGGGCTCTGCCCGCGCCGCACGCCGCCGGGCAACCGGTGCGCTACCACCACGACCTGATCTTCCACGGTCCGCGGACCCTGCCGCTGCGCACCGGCTGGCCGGGGTGA
- a CDS encoding cytochrome P450, with protein MTNLVDIRLDVSPGDVQERLLDVARRHPLARVAWAGGEVWLVNDPELVRLAFRDRRLTKEADAAPDWFDDATGMIGSAQTSRAAALITSEGAEHTRQRKLHAAVFSARHRERWEQLITEVVHDLLRTLDGEVDLVPRLAYPLPVAVISAVLGLPPEMREPLVEACRLVTHGADDAERERGRVQLYGGVGAFLGPRRHELRPGMIADLLALHEADGSVSTVEIATWTPGLVIPGHESTTSVLAALLADVLDEPPDRRPATAREVEARVEATLCANPPFPLATWRFTTSPVLLQEHEIPAGKPVLLNISAFNHASPPTAHYTFGYGAHYCVGAALARAELRIALTEFLREFPDATRTTGETRWVSGYAIRQLTSLPVRLVPAGGPA; from the coding sequence ATGACGAACCTGGTCGACATCCGGCTCGACGTGAGCCCCGGCGACGTGCAGGAGCGCCTGCTCGACGTGGCCCGCCGCCACCCGCTCGCCCGCGTGGCCTGGGCCGGCGGCGAGGTGTGGCTGGTGAACGACCCCGAGCTGGTCCGCCTGGCGTTCCGCGACCGCCGGCTCACCAAGGAGGCCGACGCGGCGCCCGACTGGTTCGACGACGCCACCGGGATGATCGGCTCCGCCCAGACCTCCCGCGCCGCCGCGCTGATCACCAGCGAGGGCGCCGAGCACACCCGGCAGCGGAAGCTGCACGCCGCGGTCTTCTCGGCCCGGCACCGGGAGCGCTGGGAGCAACTGATCACCGAGGTCGTGCACGACCTCCTGCGCACGCTCGACGGGGAGGTCGACCTGGTGCCCCGGCTCGCCTACCCGCTGCCCGTGGCCGTGATCAGCGCCGTGCTCGGGCTGCCGCCGGAGATGCGCGAGCCGCTCGTCGAAGCCTGCCGGCTGGTCACCCACGGCGCGGACGACGCCGAGCGCGAACGGGGGCGGGTCCAGCTCTACGGCGGCGTCGGGGCCTTCCTCGGCCCGCGACGGCACGAGCTGCGCCCCGGCATGATCGCCGACCTGCTGGCGCTGCACGAGGCCGACGGGTCGGTCAGCACCGTCGAGATCGCGACCTGGACCCCCGGGCTGGTCATCCCCGGGCACGAGTCCACGACGAGCGTGCTGGCCGCGCTGCTGGCCGACGTGCTGGACGAGCCACCGGACAGGCGCCCGGCCACCGCGCGGGAGGTCGAGGCGCGCGTCGAGGCCACCCTGTGCGCCAACCCGCCGTTCCCCCTGGCCACCTGGCGGTTCACCACCTCCCCCGTACTGCTCCAGGAGCACGAGATCCCGGCGGGCAAGCCCGTCCTGCTCAACATCTCCGCCTTCAACCACGCCTCGCCGCCCACGGCGCACTACACCTTCGGCTACGGCGCCCACTACTGCGTCGGCGCGGCACTGGCGCGCGCCGAGCTCCGGATCGCCCTGACCGAGTTCCTCCGGGAGTTCCCCGACGCCACGCGGACGACCGGCGAGACCCGCTGGGTGAGCGGGTACGCCATCCGGCAGCTCACCTCGCTGCCGGTCCGCCTCGTCCCCGCCGGGGGCCCGGCCTGA
- a CDS encoding ferritin-like domain-containing protein, with protein MSVFDLPRLHFGGTARTSLPTGPRSGLVDVTTNTALTDSGPFPVGRPAREYHQYLVDRGPRYDAAGRPCPDGVFSATAGWNFGGSGHFAIDATITGVEREAGRLDPDDPLVGRCVDVWGHHNEYLATTVNRARVFDVDPTAADTMTLVVGQFGFGRAGRSHDVGYAVTGQVAGTSPPRWQNPDHVPDVGEHFLAAELRRSVVYQFVVEEPRWLDGTSPAVEHLEAAGDGLVVQFALGHMSPPTAPDTPNLWRLWGTIAPWRAAELRTHPAGRLLVPCGGRTGLHTLSVDVAPTHVTFNLITAVPRPWRGGDLLLRTAGSDELVATVPEKVHEHAPTSGIVTVPAASGARAANDQALRVVHLDRHGHPVELLREVELNVQSDDAALVLDHTDGTPGHDARVTFRAFLRGRPHPAAPVVRQRHDLLAIGEVDVDGTGLGGFTVRGLRAGVTRVELGPHGVVAVRVLPDDRELDDIPEQDVTFELVHEKVLAYYELVSSFMRTEVFSLADRCRVETYATLMWQMCDPRNKGKTYYMPPTRDLSAPKARLLLKYLRRQQHRAPRPIAAETSWTPPITTRGELVAALRQAVTLELAVMLQYLYAAYSVPTYGVGTEWVREGRWTAEQLELACGDGGRTLRTGIRGGLLGVAREEMAHYLVVNNVLMAVGEPFHVPEVDFTTINARLPLPVDFALEPLHLGSVQRFIAIEEPDDGRPGGGPYRSLSELYGAIRDGLTRVPDLFAVERGRGGGEHHLFLRESIDATHPDYQFEVDDLSSALFAVDFVTEQGEGGVLPAVGDPGPSHHDTFRRIADLLMTEHLRGGGGRWHPAHPVLRNPTTGTGPGVGQPVTDPGTARVMALFNRSYYLMLLLTAQHFAERPDTSLRRSELMNAAIDVMTGVMRPLAELLVTLPSGVPGRTAGPSFELPEPPVPVSRPDVARRRIAREFADLAARCRQDDRVPDRVAGISAHLAARFGGPPR; from the coding sequence GTGAGCGTGTTCGACCTGCCCCGGCTGCACTTCGGCGGCACGGCGCGGACCAGCCTGCCCACCGGACCGCGCAGCGGCCTGGTGGACGTCACCACCAACACCGCGCTCACCGACAGCGGCCCGTTCCCGGTGGGGCGGCCGGCCCGCGAGTACCACCAGTACCTGGTGGACCGGGGCCCCCGGTACGACGCCGCGGGCCGGCCGTGCCCCGACGGGGTGTTCAGCGCGACCGCGGGCTGGAACTTCGGCGGCAGCGGGCACTTCGCGATCGACGCGACGATCACCGGGGTGGAGCGGGAGGCCGGCCGGCTGGACCCGGACGACCCGCTGGTGGGCCGCTGCGTGGACGTGTGGGGCCACCACAACGAGTACCTCGCGACCACCGTCAACCGGGCGCGGGTCTTCGACGTCGACCCGACCGCCGCGGACACGATGACCCTGGTGGTCGGCCAGTTCGGCTTCGGCCGCGCCGGGCGGTCGCACGACGTCGGGTACGCGGTCACCGGGCAGGTGGCGGGCACGTCGCCGCCGCGGTGGCAGAACCCTGATCACGTGCCCGACGTCGGCGAGCACTTCCTGGCGGCGGAGCTGCGCAGGTCGGTGGTCTACCAGTTCGTGGTCGAGGAGCCGCGGTGGCTGGACGGGACCTCCCCCGCGGTCGAGCACCTGGAGGCGGCGGGCGACGGGCTGGTGGTCCAGTTCGCGCTCGGCCACATGTCCCCGCCCACGGCACCGGACACCCCGAACCTGTGGCGGCTGTGGGGCACCATCGCGCCGTGGCGCGCGGCGGAACTGCGCACCCACCCCGCCGGGCGGCTGCTGGTGCCGTGCGGCGGGCGCACCGGCTTGCACACCCTCAGCGTCGACGTGGCGCCGACGCACGTCACGTTCAACCTGATCACGGCCGTGCCGCGGCCCTGGCGCGGTGGCGACCTGCTGCTGCGCACGGCCGGGTCCGACGAGCTGGTCGCGACCGTGCCCGAGAAGGTGCACGAGCACGCGCCGACCAGCGGGATCGTCACCGTGCCCGCGGCGTCCGGTGCCCGGGCGGCGAACGACCAGGCGTTGCGGGTGGTCCACCTCGACCGGCACGGCCACCCGGTGGAGCTGCTGCGCGAGGTCGAGCTCAACGTCCAGTCCGACGACGCCGCCCTGGTCCTCGACCACACCGACGGCACCCCCGGGCACGACGCCCGGGTGACGTTCCGGGCGTTCCTGCGGGGCCGGCCGCACCCGGCCGCCCCCGTCGTGCGCCAGCGGCACGACCTGCTCGCCATCGGCGAGGTCGACGTCGACGGCACCGGTCTCGGCGGCTTCACCGTCCGCGGGCTCCGGGCCGGTGTCACCCGGGTCGAGCTGGGACCGCACGGCGTGGTGGCGGTCCGGGTGCTGCCCGACGACCGGGAGCTGGACGACATCCCGGAGCAGGACGTCACCTTCGAGCTGGTGCACGAGAAGGTCCTGGCCTACTACGAGCTGGTGTCCTCGTTCATGCGCACCGAGGTGTTCAGCCTCGCCGACCGGTGCAGGGTCGAGACCTACGCGACGCTGATGTGGCAGATGTGCGACCCGCGCAACAAGGGCAAGACCTACTACATGCCGCCCACCAGGGACCTGTCGGCGCCGAAGGCGCGACTGCTGCTGAAGTACCTGCGCCGCCAGCAGCACCGGGCGCCGCGCCCGATCGCCGCGGAGACGTCGTGGACGCCGCCGATCACCACCCGCGGCGAGCTGGTCGCCGCGCTGCGCCAGGCCGTCACCCTCGAACTGGCGGTGATGTTGCAGTACCTGTACGCGGCGTACTCCGTGCCGACCTACGGCGTCGGCACGGAGTGGGTGCGCGAGGGCCGGTGGACCGCGGAACAGCTCGAACTCGCCTGCGGCGACGGCGGGCGGACGCTGCGCACCGGCATCCGGGGCGGCCTGCTCGGGGTCGCCCGCGAGGAGATGGCGCACTACCTGGTCGTCAACAACGTCCTCATGGCCGTGGGCGAGCCGTTCCACGTGCCCGAGGTGGATTTCACCACGATCAACGCCCGCCTGCCGCTGCCGGTGGACTTCGCGCTCGAACCGCTGCACCTCGGCAGCGTGCAGCGGTTCATCGCCATCGAGGAACCCGACGACGGCCGACCGGGCGGCGGGCCCTACCGGTCGCTGAGCGAGCTGTACGGCGCCATCCGCGACGGCCTGACCCGGGTGCCCGACCTGTTCGCGGTCGAGCGCGGCCGGGGCGGCGGCGAGCACCACCTGTTCCTGCGCGAGTCGATCGACGCGACCCACCCCGACTACCAGTTCGAGGTGGACGACCTGTCCAGCGCGCTGTTCGCGGTCGACTTCGTGACCGAGCAGGGCGAGGGCGGCGTGCTGCCGGCGGTCGGCGACCCCGGCCCGTCGCACCACGACACCTTCCGCCGGATCGCCGACCTGCTCATGACCGAGCACCTCCGCGGGGGCGGCGGGCGGTGGCACCCGGCCCACCCCGTGCTGCGCAACCCGACCACGGGCACCGGTCCCGGGGTGGGGCAACCCGTCACCGACCCCGGCACCGCGCGGGTCATGGCGCTGTTCAACAGGTCGTACTACCTGATGCTGCTGCTGACCGCGCAGCACTTCGCCGAACGACCCGACACCAGCCTGCGCCGGTCCGAGCTGATGAACGCCGCGATCGACGTGATGACCGGGGTGATGCGGCCCCTCGCCGAGCTGCTGGTGACGCTGCCCTCCGGCGTTCCCGGCCGCACCGCGGGCCCCTCCTTCGAACTGCCGGAACCGCCCGTCCCGGTGTCCCGGCCCGACGTGGCCCGCCGCAGGATCGCACGGGAGTTCGCGGACCTCGCGGCGCGGTGCCGCCAGGACGACCGGGTGCCCGACCGGGTGGCCGGGATCAGCGCCCACCTCGCGGCGCGGTTCGGCGGGCCGCCCCGCTGA